The genome window TCCTCAACCAGATTTATAGCTCTGGGCAGAACTCATCTACAGATTTTCACATCAGAGCTTCCTTAAACGTTGGTAGCCTCCGTGAAAGAGTCATGGGGGCCAATGTTCTTTTtcacttccagattctttttagTCTTGCATGTCACGGACACCTCAGAGTGGATGGCATCCAGCCTCTGCTCACAGCGGAAGGCTGCGAGGAAAGCCTTTCTATAGTTGCTGTTCATCCAGCCATAGAGGAGGGGGTTGGCAAAGGTGGAGCACATGGCAATGATGTGGAACACGGTGAAGATGAGCTTGTACTCCTTCAGGTCGAGGACTTGGTTGTCAATGTCCACAGCAAGCTGGAACGCGTGGAGAGGCAACCAGCTGACCGCAAACACCACGACCACACACACCAGCATCTTGGTGGTTTTCTGCCTTCGCTGGTGGTAGTGGTCATTGGCAGCTCCAGGGCTCACGTGGTTCTTAAGTTTACTCCAGATACGAGTGTAGGAGAAGGAGATGATGCCCAGAGGCAAAAGATACAGGATTAACAAGGAAGAAAGACTGTAGACCGTGCCATAGATGTTCTTCTCCTCGCCGGGCCACTTCTCTGTACAGACCATGATCTCAAAGTCGGGAATAATTTCAATCAGTGAATACTCACGGAAGATGGCCAGGGGGCTGGCCAGCAGGGCGCTGATGCCCCAGGCCAGGCCGATAATCAGGAAGCTAATTCTCTTGGAGATCTTGCTCTCCAGGTGGTAGACAATGCAACGGTGTCGGTCCAGGGCAATTACTGTCAAGGTGATGGTGGACACTTGTactgccaggccctgggcataGGGTACCAGGTGGCATAAGACGAGACCCATTTTCCACTCCCCCATTAAGGTGTAGGTCAGAGTGAATGGCAAGCACAAGGTGTTTACCAGAAGATCTGCCACCGCCAGATTGGCAATGAAAAAGTTGGTTACAGTGCGCATGCTCTTGAATTTGATCACCACATGAATCACCAGAGAGTTTCCAATGACCCCAAGCAAGATGATGGAGCAGTAGGCTAATATGAGGATAATCCGTACCTCAATCAGCATGGTGCTGTCTATCAGCTCTGGCTCAGGGTCGTGGGCCAGCTCACCTCTGGGAGTGGTTTGCCTTGGATGATATTTCTCTACCTTCATTTCTTCCACTGTCTGGTTCTCATCAGCTTCTGCACCTACAGGGCCCATTTTCAGCTACCAGAAAACGAAtctacaactaaaaaaaaaaaaatatgtagaagatATATGGAACAAGGAAAATACGCATCACAAATGGACTGGCTTTATTTTGCTGAGGCTCAAAATGCCTATCCCCTGATCCCTAAAATTTCACAGAGTATACCATTTTAAGAAAGCAGGCCCAATAATAAGTCTATTCACAAATACTGATGTGTTAAACCAGTTCCCTGAAACATGTATTACCAGTGGTAAAATGTAATACCTCTAGTATAGACATAATTTCACGAATGCTATCAAATGGATTCAACCTATTTTAAGTGGGATGAATGTTAGAAACCTTATCAATTAATTTTATAACTCTGACAAATTCATCAAATTCATCAAATTTCTGACAAGGAAAATGGCCTTCAATATCTTGActgctttaaatatataaatatagcaaCAAATTACACAGAAAGAGAAGACTATTGAAACACTTTGCATGGTGCCTGGACTTCGGGAGTATAACGTATTTAAGATAAACTGAGCAGATTCCACTCCATAACCATGACTTCAAGTGTTTGGATTAGTGTTAAAAATAGGTAGACTGTATAAAATAGTTGCATTTTTTTCAATAGTTGCAGTTTTTGATGATTTGGAATCAACTTCCTACTGACATACAGTAGAATCCCACCCAGGATCTACAGAGAAAATTTGTCTAAATCTTAAGTATAATCTCTCTCTAACCTCTAAATACCAAAGTTTTCACACTTCTCTTCCCCAGTCGCACCCCACCCaaagcttttccttctgcttgcccTACTTCAGTCAATGCTATCCCCATGGATTACACCAGGTACAGTTAAAAAGCAGACAACTATTCTAGGCTTTGTCAACTCCTTTAGCCCCCACATATAAGAGGGCCCTCAGACTGATCTGGTATATCTCTCTCAATACTCATCATTTCTACCACATTGACTTTGTACTTCTCAGGTTCTTACCACTGTTACTCTAATACTcttctgacttatctcacttcctcttctcctactttcattcattcactcattcattcattcttaacaATAATAATTGTGCATCTGCAAAATGCCAGGCCTGGACCCACCCTTGTGATGCTTGCACTTACTCTAACATCCATTCAGCTAGCATTTGAAAACCTatgtcagggggcacctgggtggctcagtgggttaagcctctgccttcagctcaggtcatgatctcagggtcctgggatggagtcccacattgggctctctgctcgtcaggcagcctgcttcctcctctctctctctctctctctctctctctgcttgcctctctgcctacttgtgatctctctatgtcaaataaataaaatccttaaaaaaaaaaaaaggaaaagaaaagaaaagaaaagaaaaagaaaacttatgtcAGGAACCAGGATTTGTGCTGGGGGGAATGACAAGAGGACAGCATCTCCACTCTCAGGCTCTTACCTTTGACAAGAAAGAGCCTACTCTGACATGAAAAGTGTtgttctgaaattcaaatgtgatCATATCATTTCCCCCATGTCTCCAGAttgcttaaaacaaaataacatattGGTTACTAATGTGAAATTCTCTTTTCAAGCTTATAAAAACATCCAGAGCCCAACATCATAGTAAGTTTTTAATGTAGTCATAATGACAAAAAGGCTGCTACAATTAATTCGGaacttctttcaaataaatttggtTTTTTACTAATCATAATGACATCTACCTACTTTGGCAGGTGAGTCATATTTATTCAGCCCACAGACAATACCTGGGTGGGCCCCCAGCCTCCACTCCTTACCCTTCCTCTGGAGGGTTAACTCTTGCAGACTGTATTTTCAGGCTCCCACGTCACTGGGATGCTGGCTGAGTATGATCACAGGAGGCACTGGCAGATATTTAGAggacagaagaagggagaagcccctgtcttcttctctgtccctctctcctctgggCAGTGCTTCAGTAGCCCCTCTGTGCCTCTGGTTCCCAAAGGATTAGTCCATAGTGATTCTATGTCCCGTGGATGGCCCTGGTCCCTGGGCTTTGGTCACACCACCTACTCTCTGCGTCCCTCTGGCTGGGGATAATAATGACTCTTTGCTCGTGCTAATCCTTGAGTGGCCTCAATAGCCTCTGTTCGGCTTATCACTTGTGGAATCAATTATCTGCATTTAATTTCCCCTCCCTCACATTCTCGAACAGGTTCTGTTTTGCATAATCTGCTGTTACCATGCATATATGATGTCATTAATTTGCTCTCCCACTAATGGTTCTTGACGTGTACGTTGATACCACTGGCCTATAAAAGATAATCCTAACTCCATTATATGACATTCAGCACTTTTCTTGAATGAATTCCTGCCTATCTTCTGGCTTCATCCCTCCTGACATATAAAATGCATATGTTATGCTTTACTCATACTAAACTGTTTCCAATTCCAGCAATGCATAGCTTTTCTCATGCCTCTCTACTTTCTCCATTCTGAACTGGGAAGCCTCTCAGTTACCCCAGAAATCTGTGTCCACTTCTAATACTGCAAGAAGCATAAGCCATAATGCAATTATTTCCTCACCTAGCCATCTCTTTCAGGACACAAAATGGATCTTTTCCATCCATTGTTTAATCCTTAGCACACTACCTAACACATTGATGGTATTCAATAATTTGGTAAAACAAACGTGAAGGTAAAGGAAAGCATAATTTTACCAAATACTTGAAGTCAACAAAATTCAAAGTAataatgtttttcctttccttaagaTAATTGCTTATACGGAATCCCTTTGCTTTGATATGACATTCTCGTGCTGATTTTCTGGCTCTCACTCAGGTAACCACCCCTGCAAGACTTGTTCCAAGGTCCCACTTAAATCAATCTCTGATTAGAGCATTAAAAGTTCCAGTCAGCATACACCATAAGGAAACTTCCTATCTCaggggcctctctctctctctctctctctctctctctcacacacacacacacacacacacacacccttttggAGTCTtactgcagagagagagggagagagagatttctatatactcatatatatttgCTTCATTGACATGTTCTAGTTCTGTCTGCATAAATTTCAAATAATGTGTTCCTAGACCCTCTTTTGTATTTGCCTCCATTCTCTagaaattagggggaaaaaagtgaaactcATTATCTAAATCTTCAAGTTTGTATTTGGTAGGCTGCACCACTTCCCTGAACCTAAAGGAGACTTTACAGAGCACAATTAGTCAATCCTGACAACTCATTAACAGGAATAGCAAGACTCCATGAGGTCTGAGTTTGAGGTTTGCCATGAGCTAAATTGAGAGTAAGCCTGAGAGAGAAGAATATTagtttattgacttattttggtttttcttttcagttccattttctttatttcagagcCCTTTACTTAAAGCTTCTCTACAGAAATGGTTATTGATCTACAGGCAATTTGCATATGGGCACTAATCACTGTTTTCAAGCACACATCTGGCTTTCAGCCAGATCAGAGCACTCCCACAAATGTATCATTTTAGGGTTGGGCTTCCAGAAAAGTGGAAGAGGAAAACGGAGTCCATAGAGGGAGCTCACTGATTCAAAACTCAAAAGCACAACAATTAAAAGATGAGTCGATGAGGGTAAAAACACTTTATTTGAAACAAGGCAATGGAAAGCATTCACTTGGGTCAAATCATTTTAGAACTGTGAATGGTAGAGTTTTCTTGAATAACTGAATCTTCAGTATCTgttgaagaaatatttctttataggATAGGAAAATGAGTTaaggcttttttaaattttctttcttttcttttcttttcttttttttttttttttaatttgcggGGCTTTTTGCATCAGTACTCTTATTACCACAGGTGGCTTAATAAAACTTAACATCTTGTCAATCACAAAACCTTCCAGGAGTGTTTCTCAGGCAAAAAGTTCCCAGGAATCCTGCCTTACAGCCCATACTTGTTAGTCCTAGAGAGAGGGGAGTGGACTCCAAGAATGTTACATACAAGACATGATTCTTTGCTTCATAAGCAGAAAGTTGAAACTATTCACCTAAAGGTCTGGTAATGGATCACTTTCTTTGTGTTTGAACTTCTGGCCTTTGCTTGCCAACAGCATTGTCTATTTCATGTCACTGACTTTAAATGATGTGCCCCACTACAAAACGTCTTAAAGCTTTTACTTTTGCCTCCTCCTCGTGCACCATATGCTCCTACCAGTGGGTGAGCCCTTCTGGTGCAAAACCAATGAATGCTTAAATAAATGTACTTATTCTTGAACAGCTTTAGCGAATCCAATATGACCTTCTGCTTTAGACAGGTGTTTGATTAAAAAGGGGTGGGGAACAGAAACCGTAACAACTTGCTGCTCTGGAAAGATGATGACCTCTCTCTAAATAGgtcaaaaaaagagtaaaaaccttcagcagaaaaggaaaattctagCTAAAGTAGAAAATGGTGATGGTACCACCCCAACCCCTACCTTCAGGCTAaaggagagtggggtggggggagtccgCACACTAATGAGGACCTCCCCCATACCTTCTTCATAGGACTAGAGCTCTTTTGTGGGTATTCTTCCCAGAATGTGAATCAGAGTTAGAACTTACACTTACTTCCCCGGCGAGGGCGTTTCTGCTGAGACGTGGAAGCCAGACGTGCACAGCCGGTCCGTGCGATGATTAACCAGCCCTGGGATCCGAAGAGGCCACTGGAAGGTCCCCAGGGGCAAGTCCAGTTGCGCTGCGTCCTTCCCGACGGTGCAGGACCGTCAGCGCCGCGGGGAGACACGCGGAGAGGGGCGGCAGCGCGGCGTCCGCTAGGCACCCGAGCCGCCGGGAGCTGGCGCTGCTCAGCTCTGCCGCGGACCTCTGCGGCCAGGCGCGCTGGGGCACCGCACTGCGCCGCGCACGGCAGCAGGGTGAGCGAGTGAGGATGCCAGGCCGGTGGGGGGCGGAGGCACGGGGGTGGAGGGTGCGGCAACTCTTCcctggaaggaagagaaacaggtgCAGAAGGAGGGGGGCGACAGTTCCGCAGCGCCAAGGGCTGGACGGAAGTTTCCGTGGCGAAAGAGGGGGACAGTGTCCACAGTGTAGCCTCTGCCTCCGGGTTTGGAAGCCCG of Mustela nigripes isolate SB6536 chromosome 1, MUSNIG.SB6536, whole genome shotgun sequence contains these proteins:
- the NPY2R gene encoding neuropeptide Y receptor type 2, which encodes MGPVGAEADENQTVEEMKVEKYHPRQTTPRGELAHDPEPELIDSTMLIEVRIILILAYCSIILLGVIGNSLVIHVVIKFKSMRTVTNFFIANLAVADLLVNTLCLPFTLTYTLMGEWKMGLVLCHLVPYAQGLAVQVSTITLTVIALDRHRCIVYHLESKISKRISFLIIGLAWGISALLASPLAIFREYSLIEIIPDFEIMVCTEKWPGEEKNIYGTVYSLSSLLILYLLPLGIISFSYTRIWSKLKNHVSPGAANDHYHQRRQKTTKMLVCVVVVFAVSWLPLHAFQLAVDIDNQVLDLKEYKLIFTVFHIIAMCSTFANPLLYGWMNSNYRKAFLAAFRCEQRLDAIHSEVSVTCKTKKNLEVKKNIGPHDSFTEATNV